In the genome of Egicoccus sp. AB-alg2, the window GCCCTCGCACCCGAACCGCAGCTCATCCTCCTCGACGAGCCCTTCTCCAACCTCGACGCCGCCTTGCGCGCCGTCGTCCGCGAGGACGTCCGCGCGATCCTGCGGGCCGCCGACGCGACGGCGCTGTTCGTCACCCACGACCAGGAGGAGGCCCTGTCGCTCGCCGACCGTGTCGTGGTCATGGACCAGGGGCGCGTGCACCAGGTCGCGGACCCGCAGACGCTGTACACCCAGCCGGCGACCCGTTTCGTGGCCGAGTTCGTCGGCGAGGCCGACGTGCTCGCCGGGACCCGCGCCGACCGGTTCCTCGTCGACACCGCGTTGGGGCGGCTGGCCACCGACCGGCCGCTGGAGTCGGCCACCGCCGCCGTCGTCATCCGGCCCGAGGCGCTGCGGCTCGTCCGTGACGACGCCGGCGTCGGCGTCGTCACGGCCATCTCCTACTTCGGCCACGACCAGTTGGTGCAGGTGCGGCTGCCCGACGGGCTGCTGCTGCGCGCCCGCCGGGGGCCGGCGCTGGACCTGCAGCGCGGCGACACCGTGCACGTCCACGTCGACGGGCCGGTCGTCGTCTTCGACGACGCCCCCACGGCCACCCGGACCCTCGCCCCCGCCTGACGGCCCGCCCACCGTCGCGTCGCGGCAGCGCGCAACCGTCGCCGTAGCCCACACCCGTCACCGCAGGGCGCGACCGTCGCGGCAGCACGCAACCGTCGCGGCTGACCGCCTCCCGCTGGCAGACAGACGCGACCGCTACCGACGGGCGCGACCGTCACCGTAGGGCGCGACCGTCGGACCACCGTCGGCGATGGGGTCAGGTGCGTTCGCGGCGCTCGCGGATCATGGCGACGGCGAGTGGGGCCGAGCCGAGGACGACCAGCGTCAGGGCCGGCAGCGCCGCGCGTGCGAAGAACGCCTCGGTCGTCGCCGACCACACACGGGTGGCGAGGGTGTCGTAGCCCGTCGGTGCCAGCAGCAGCGTGGCCGGCAGTTCCTTCAGCGCGGTGAGGAAGACCAGCGCACCGCCGGCCAACGCTCCCCGGCGCGCCAGCGGCAAGGTCACGCGCCGAAGGGTGGCCAGTCGCGAGGAGCCGAGGGTGCGCGCGGCGTCCTCGACGTTCGGGTTGACCTGCAGCAGCGAGGACCGGATCGCGCCTACCGCCTGGGGCAGGAACAGCACGACG includes:
- a CDS encoding ABC transporter ATP-binding protein — protein: MSTPPRPTTDADAALVVAGLHKRFGSTVAVDHMDLVVPRGSLTALLGPSGCGKTTALRTVAGLLSPDGGSITIDGRTVAGPGVHVPPERRRVGMVFQDYALFPHLTVAKNVAYGLTGLSRAQRRRRVAEVLDLVGLGAYGSRLPVALSGGQQQRVALARALAPEPQLILLDEPFSNLDAALRAVVREDVRAILRAADATALFVTHDQEEALSLADRVVVMDQGRVHQVADPQTLYTQPATRFVAEFVGEADVLAGTRADRFLVDTALGRLATDRPLESATAAVVIRPEALRLVRDDAGVGVVTAISYFGHDQLVQVRLPDGLLLRARRGPALDLQRGDTVHVHVDGPVVVFDDAPTATRTLAPA